From a region of the Brevibacterium siliguriense genome:
- a CDS encoding aldehyde dehydrogenase (NADP(+)) — MSDTTRIQAGEKNTLVGASIIAGKPVIGNHGASHAVNPATNESLEPSYTLVDREQLREATREAKAAFASYSVTDLGTRAAFLETVADYLDALAEPLTERYVLESGLPRARAEGERGRTVNQLRMFANVVRQGDFIGARIDPAIPDRNPSRVDIRQRKVPLGPVAVFGASNFPLAFSTAGGDTASALAAGCPVVFKAHNAHPGVSELVGKAITDAVADHGLHPGVFSLVFGPGRIVGQALVADEAIKAVGFTGSRQGGLALVETAQSRPVPIPVYAEMSSTNPVFVLPGALKQNVDALAEEYIASVTGSSGQLCTQPGHVFVPATDDGNRFVEAVIRAVQEVDGKTMLTPGIADAWLEGTTQLSGQGGMNLLGRGEGGQTENAPAPVIFEADLASFVANPEMQIEVFGAASVVIRYGNFDELVESIAHLEGQLTTTLQMDVEDSEDLRAAADILPAVESLAGRILVNDWPTGVEVGHAMVHGGPFPATSDPRTTSVGSMAIERFLRPVAYQNLPAALLPDALKEENPWNLTRRVDGKLQPCEAGSQ, encoded by the coding sequence AGAACACATTGGTTGGCGCATCGATCATCGCGGGGAAGCCAGTCATAGGCAACCATGGGGCGAGCCACGCTGTGAATCCTGCAACCAACGAGAGCCTGGAACCCAGCTACACCCTCGTCGACCGGGAACAGCTCAGGGAGGCAACCCGGGAAGCGAAAGCAGCATTCGCGTCCTACTCGGTAACTGACTTGGGTACACGTGCCGCGTTTCTTGAAACTGTCGCGGACTATCTTGACGCACTGGCTGAACCGCTCACGGAGCGCTACGTGCTTGAAAGTGGGCTGCCACGTGCCCGTGCTGAGGGTGAACGCGGGCGCACTGTCAACCAATTGCGCATGTTTGCAAACGTGGTGCGTCAGGGCGATTTCATCGGCGCACGCATAGATCCGGCAATTCCAGATCGAAATCCGTCCCGAGTGGACATTCGACAGCGGAAGGTTCCCCTTGGCCCCGTTGCGGTGTTTGGCGCTTCGAACTTTCCTCTTGCGTTTTCAACCGCTGGCGGCGACACGGCCTCAGCGCTGGCCGCTGGTTGCCCAGTCGTTTTCAAAGCACATAACGCCCACCCTGGCGTAAGTGAGCTAGTTGGCAAAGCTATTACCGACGCAGTTGCTGATCATGGCCTACACCCGGGTGTGTTCTCACTTGTTTTCGGGCCCGGCCGCATCGTTGGTCAGGCGCTCGTGGCGGATGAAGCGATTAAGGCTGTTGGCTTCACCGGTTCGCGCCAGGGCGGACTCGCACTGGTCGAGACGGCTCAGAGCCGCCCGGTGCCGATACCGGTATACGCTGAGATGAGTTCAACTAACCCGGTATTTGTGCTTCCGGGTGCTCTGAAACAGAATGTTGACGCGCTCGCCGAGGAGTACATTGCTTCGGTGACGGGATCATCTGGCCAACTGTGCACTCAGCCGGGACACGTTTTTGTTCCAGCCACCGATGACGGTAACCGATTTGTTGAGGCAGTTATTCGTGCGGTCCAAGAGGTGGACGGCAAGACAATGCTGACACCCGGAATCGCGGATGCCTGGCTTGAAGGGACTACGCAGCTAAGCGGTCAGGGTGGCATGAACCTGCTCGGGCGGGGCGAAGGTGGCCAGACAGAAAATGCACCAGCGCCCGTCATATTTGAGGCTGACTTGGCTTCTTTCGTGGCGAACCCAGAAATGCAAATAGAAGTATTTGGTGCTGCGTCGGTTGTTATTCGATATGGCAATTTCGACGAGCTCGTAGAGTCAATTGCTCATCTTGAGGGGCAGCTAACAACTACACTCCAGATGGATGTTGAGGACTCCGAAGATCTCAGGGCGGCAGCTGACATATTGCCCGCGGTAGAAAGCCTCGCGGGACGCATTTTGGTGAACGATTGGCCCACGGGCGTAGAAGTTGGTCATGCGATGGTTCACGGTGGGCCATTTCCGGCGACCTCTGATCCGCGCACGACATCGGTTGGCAGCATGGCTATCGAACGCTTCCTGCGACCGGTTGCCTACCAGAACCTGCCAGCGGCGCTTTTACCTGATGCGCTAAAGGAAGAAAATCCTTGGAACCTGACGCGCCGGGTTGATGGCAAGCTTCAGCCCTGCGAAGCAGGAAGCCAATAA